From a single Micromonospora pallida genomic region:
- a CDS encoding amino acid ABC transporter permease codes for MTSTDRGGTATEPAPGPGQLAGLPRVPLRHYGRWVSAALVLVVLALLARAFAQGSIEWAVVGRYLTAGAILHGLGNTVVITLCSMALAIVLGVVVAVMRMSANPVTRTVALGYIWLFRGVPVLLQLLIWYNLALVFPTIGFGSFQARTIDVMTPFMAALLGLGINMSAYTAELVRAGILSVDRGQIEAAQALSLTPGQIRHRVVLPQAMRVIVPPLGNEFISTLKMSSLAAVITYGEILESAEFIYYANNRVIELLIVAAIWYLVVVSVLSVIQHFVERRFGRGFQHTTRRAARALARREKENPA; via the coding sequence ATGACCAGCACGGACCGGGGTGGCACCGCCACCGAGCCGGCACCGGGACCGGGACAACTCGCCGGGCTGCCCCGGGTGCCGCTACGGCACTACGGCCGCTGGGTCTCGGCGGCCCTGGTGCTCGTCGTGCTCGCCCTGCTCGCCCGGGCCTTCGCCCAGGGCAGCATCGAGTGGGCGGTGGTCGGCCGGTACCTGACCGCCGGGGCGATCCTGCACGGACTGGGCAACACCGTCGTGATCACGCTCTGCTCGATGGCGCTGGCCATCGTCCTCGGCGTCGTGGTCGCGGTGATGCGGATGTCGGCGAACCCGGTGACCCGTACGGTCGCCCTGGGCTACATCTGGCTGTTCCGGGGTGTGCCGGTGCTGCTGCAACTGCTGATCTGGTACAACCTGGCCCTGGTCTTCCCGACCATCGGCTTCGGCAGCTTCCAGGCCCGCACCATCGACGTGATGACCCCGTTCATGGCGGCCCTGCTCGGCCTGGGCATCAACATGAGCGCGTACACCGCCGAACTCGTCCGCGCCGGGATCCTCTCGGTCGACCGGGGCCAGATCGAGGCAGCCCAGGCACTCAGCCTCACCCCCGGGCAGATCCGCCATCGGGTGGTGCTGCCCCAGGCGATGCGGGTGATCGTGCCGCCGCTGGGCAACGAGTTCATCAGCACGCTGAAGATGTCCTCGCTCGCCGCGGTGATCACCTACGGCGAGATCCTGGAGAGCGCCGAGTTCATCTACTACGCCAACAACCGGGTCATCGAACTGCTCATCGTCGCGGCGATCTGGTACCTGGTGGTCGTCTCGGTGCTCAGCGTGATCCAACACTTCGTCGAACGACGGTTCGGCCGGGGCTTCCAGCACACCACCCGCCGGGCTGCCCGCGCCCTCGCGCGCCGAGAGAAGGAGAACCCCGCGTGA
- a CDS encoding PucR family transcriptional regulator gives MAVTVAQVLALPELRLRMVAGDAGLGNEVRWVHVSETVDPTPWLRGGELLLTTGMRITDPEEFGPYLHRLADTGLAGLGFGVGLDHPDVPEPLRAAAEERGLPLLEIPVDAPYVAISEGVSKLLAAERYDTIARAFDAQQTLTAAALEHGRGGIVTAISRAVDGWAVLTDTAATVVRAWPPEAGERLPALLPDLMRTRERGIRASSAVVTPRESIAIHTLGARGRMRGFLVAGVPGRASDYSRMVLAGGVALLSLEMERSQAASRQLRRLRSDTLLQLLRGAIAPSVAEQHVTGWELDPTALRVATYLCDASRGDPLGDRVNELMSEANLPGAVVVQAAGRQARVTVLTDGSDRTARALARLASVRPTVALGLGDVVPVERVSHSHRAASHAAEVGQAERRAVTRFDDLEALQMLFHAQSPQALAGFVRRVLGPLQQHDGGRDGTLLATLRAFLAHNGHWNETAAELGIHRHTLRARIERIERITGRDLASAYERMELWLALLADGAADPDDTRPAPDRT, from the coding sequence ATGGCGGTGACCGTCGCGCAGGTGCTCGCGCTGCCGGAACTGCGGCTGCGGATGGTGGCCGGCGATGCCGGGCTGGGCAACGAGGTCCGCTGGGTGCACGTCAGCGAGACGGTGGACCCGACCCCGTGGCTGCGCGGTGGGGAACTCCTGCTCACCACCGGTATGCGGATCACCGACCCGGAGGAGTTCGGGCCGTACCTGCACCGGCTCGCCGACACCGGGCTGGCCGGGCTCGGCTTCGGGGTCGGCCTGGACCACCCCGACGTGCCCGAACCGCTGCGTGCCGCCGCCGAGGAACGCGGGCTGCCCCTGCTGGAGATCCCGGTCGACGCGCCCTACGTGGCGATCTCCGAAGGCGTGTCCAAGCTGCTCGCCGCCGAGCGGTACGACACCATCGCCCGGGCCTTCGACGCCCAGCAGACGCTGACCGCCGCCGCGCTGGAGCACGGGCGGGGCGGCATCGTCACCGCGATCTCCCGGGCGGTCGACGGCTGGGCCGTGCTCACCGACACCGCGGCGACCGTCGTCCGCGCCTGGCCGCCGGAGGCCGGTGAACGGCTGCCCGCCCTGCTCCCGGACCTCATGCGCACCCGTGAGCGGGGCATCCGGGCGAGCAGCGCGGTGGTCACCCCGCGTGAGTCCATCGCGATCCACACCCTCGGCGCCCGGGGCCGGATGCGGGGCTTCCTGGTCGCCGGCGTGCCGGGGCGGGCCAGCGACTACAGCCGGATGGTGCTGGCCGGCGGGGTTGCCCTGCTGTCGCTGGAGATGGAACGTTCGCAGGCGGCCAGCCGGCAACTGCGCCGGCTGCGCTCCGACACCCTGCTCCAACTGCTCCGGGGCGCGATCGCGCCGTCCGTGGCCGAGCAGCACGTGACCGGCTGGGAACTCGACCCCACCGCCCTGCGGGTCGCTACGTACCTCTGCGACGCCAGCCGGGGCGACCCGCTGGGGGACCGGGTGAACGAGCTGATGAGCGAGGCCAACCTGCCCGGCGCGGTGGTCGTCCAGGCCGCCGGCCGGCAGGCCCGGGTCACCGTGCTCACCGACGGCTCGGACCGCACCGCCCGGGCCCTGGCCCGGCTGGCCTCGGTCCGCCCCACCGTCGCGCTCGGCCTGGGCGACGTGGTGCCGGTCGAACGCGTCTCGCACTCGCACCGCGCGGCCAGCCACGCCGCCGAGGTCGGCCAGGCCGAACGGCGGGCGGTGACCCGCTTCGACGACCTGGAGGCCCTCCAGATGCTGTTCCACGCCCAGTCACCCCAGGCCCTCGCCGGCTTCGTCCGTCGGGTGCTCGGCCCACTCCAGCAGCACGACGGTGGCCGGGACGGCACCCTGCTGGCCACCCTGCGCGCGTTCCTCGCGCACAACGGGCACTGGAACGAGACCGCCGCCGAACTCGGCATCCACCGGCACACCCTGCGGGCCCGGATCGAGCGCATCGAACGGATCACCGGCCGCGACCTCGCCTCCGCCTACGAACGCATGGAACTGTGGCTCGCCCTGCTCGCCGACGGCGCCGCCGACCCCGACGACACCCGCCCGGCACCGGACCGGACGTAG
- a CDS encoding amino acid ABC transporter ATP-binding protein, producing the protein MTGTPVVQALGIHKSFGPVHVLRGVSLTVHAGEVLCVMGPSGSGKSTFLRCVNQLERIDDGELWVRDELVGHRVRQGRLYELNEREIARQRRGIGMVFQRFNLFPHMTALGNVIEGPLRALRHNRTDATAAARRLLDRVGLSDKYDAYPAQLSGGQQQRVAIARALAMQPYLMLFDEPTSALDPELVGEVLDVMKTLAADGMTMVVVTHETGFAREVGDTLVFMDDGVVVESGPPADVLGAPQHPRTREFLSRVLG; encoded by the coding sequence GTGACCGGCACACCCGTCGTCCAGGCCCTCGGCATCCACAAGTCGTTCGGACCGGTCCACGTGCTGCGTGGGGTGTCCCTGACCGTGCACGCCGGGGAGGTGCTCTGCGTGATGGGGCCGTCCGGCTCGGGCAAGAGCACCTTCCTGCGCTGCGTCAACCAACTCGAACGGATCGACGACGGCGAGCTGTGGGTCCGCGACGAACTGGTCGGCCACCGGGTACGCCAGGGGCGGCTGTACGAGCTGAACGAGCGGGAGATCGCCCGGCAGCGGCGCGGGATCGGCATGGTCTTTCAGCGGTTCAACCTCTTCCCGCACATGACCGCGCTCGGCAACGTGATCGAGGGCCCACTGCGCGCCCTGCGGCACAACCGCACCGACGCCACCGCCGCCGCCCGTCGCCTGCTCGACCGGGTCGGCCTCAGCGACAAGTACGACGCCTACCCGGCGCAGCTCAGCGGCGGGCAGCAGCAGCGGGTCGCCATCGCCCGGGCGCTGGCCATGCAGCCGTACCTGATGCTCTTCGACGAGCCCACCTCCGCCCTCGACCCGGAACTGGTCGGCGAGGTGCTCGACGTGATGAAGACCCTCGCCGCCGACGGCATGACCATGGTCGTCGTCACCCACGAGACCGGCTTCGCCCGCGAGGTCGGCGACACGCTCGTCTTCATGGACGACGGTGTGGTCGTGGAGAGCGGCCCACCGGCCGACGTGCTCGGCGCCCCCCAACACCCCCGGACCCGGGAGTTCCTCTCCCGCGTCCTCGGCTGA
- a CDS encoding arginase family protein yields the protein MPRRHQPRTFDLWGVPFDGGSTLGWPGSRYAPARVREALGWITQRIENGAIYSLDSDSVHEVGDDLLRDRGDVDVVGHDIQATLDACSAAVATSLRDGRSPIVIGGDDSVLFPCARGVHEALPGRVGVIHFDAHLDLLDHNRHQGRVSQSSGMRRSLELDRINADDCIQVAVRHFNFPSSAAFKRDTGLPHITAREFQALGPVSAVEQILDRVSGADHLFLSFDIDAIDPAFAPGAGAHEPGGLTSGEALEAVRLLAPHCDAFAITEVNPLTDHPTSTTATLTAYLLFHFAVFGSGGARR from the coding sequence ATGCCACGTCGTCACCAGCCGCGGACGTTCGACCTGTGGGGGGTCCCCTTCGACGGGGGCTCCACCCTGGGCTGGCCGGGCTCGCGCTACGCGCCCGCCCGGGTCCGCGAGGCACTGGGGTGGATCACCCAGCGCATCGAGAACGGCGCCATCTACTCCCTGGACAGCGACTCGGTGCACGAGGTCGGCGACGACCTGCTGCGCGACCGCGGCGACGTGGACGTCGTCGGCCACGACATCCAGGCGACCCTCGACGCGTGCTCCGCCGCCGTGGCCACCTCGCTGCGGGACGGCCGGTCCCCGATCGTCATCGGCGGTGACGACTCGGTCCTCTTCCCCTGTGCCCGGGGAGTGCACGAGGCCCTGCCCGGACGGGTCGGGGTCATCCACTTCGACGCCCACCTCGACCTGCTCGACCACAACCGGCACCAGGGTCGGGTCAGCCAGTCCAGCGGCATGCGCCGCAGCCTGGAACTCGACCGGATCAACGCCGACGACTGCATCCAGGTGGCCGTCCGGCACTTCAACTTCCCGTCCTCGGCGGCCTTCAAGCGGGACACCGGTCTGCCGCACATCACCGCCCGGGAGTTCCAGGCCCTCGGCCCGGTCTCCGCCGTGGAGCAGATCCTCGACCGGGTCTCCGGCGCCGACCACCTCTTCCTCTCCTTCGACATCGACGCGATCGACCCGGCGTTCGCCCCCGGGGCCGGCGCGCACGAACCGGGCGGCCTCACCTCGGGCGAGGCGCTGGAGGCCGTCCGCCTGCTCGCCCCGCACTGCGACGCGTTCGCCATCACCGAGGTCAACCCGCTCACCGACCATCCCACGTCGACCACCGCCACGCTCACCGCGTACCTGCTGTTCCACTTCGCCGTCTTCGGCTCGGGAGGAGCCCGTCGATGA
- the argH gene encoding argininosuccinate lyase gives MTTDHGYHGFRATGVRLTEEQLPHLRSHRTELLGDSLPAIHAFDKAHAVMLTEQGLLDPATGPAILAALREMEARGVAETRIEVGGGMHSGEQYLIAALGPDTGGRIHLGRSSGDLIEVARRMTIRWHLHTLLPALTDLRGVLLDLAAAHTDTVMPGYTHGQHAQPTTFAHWATMFEQAFARDTERLFGLYGRLNLSPAGAAILTGSDLPVDRHRVADLLGFDAPLPHTMDAILSHDLEMETAALLATTGATLARLADDLYLWSTVEFGYIELPDRYCGTSSIMPQKKNPDALEDVKSVATQALAALVGVVTAERGPTGFPILERRYSQQALWSMCGAISGKLRDCAGILADLRVDRERLAAQAGAHWAQVTDVATALVRHTGLDWRHAHQVVGVFVRLGIERGVAAPAATPALLDDAARQVLGRDSGLTPEQFAEAMDPYAFVVRRTLYGGPAPAAVRREAARFADRLATDRQHVDDLRQHVARAEATLEAAIDDILARYSPG, from the coding sequence ATGACCACCGACCACGGCTACCACGGCTTCCGGGCCACCGGCGTCCGGCTGACCGAGGAACAGCTCCCGCACCTGCGTAGCCACCGCACCGAACTGCTCGGCGACTCCCTGCCGGCGATCCACGCCTTCGACAAGGCCCACGCGGTGATGCTCACCGAGCAGGGCCTGCTCGATCCGGCCACCGGACCGGCCATCCTCGCCGCGCTACGGGAGATGGAGGCCCGGGGCGTCGCCGAGACCCGCATCGAGGTGGGCGGCGGGATGCACTCCGGCGAGCAGTACCTGATCGCCGCCCTCGGGCCCGACACCGGCGGCCGGATCCACCTCGGCCGCAGCTCCGGCGACCTGATCGAGGTGGCCCGCCGGATGACGATCCGCTGGCACCTGCACACGCTGTTGCCCGCCCTGACCGACCTCCGGGGTGTTCTGCTCGACCTGGCCGCCGCGCACACCGATACGGTGATGCCCGGCTACACCCACGGCCAGCACGCCCAGCCGACCACCTTCGCGCACTGGGCCACCATGTTCGAGCAGGCCTTCGCCCGGGACACCGAACGGCTGTTCGGCCTGTACGGGCGGCTCAATCTCTCGCCGGCCGGCGCGGCCATCCTCACCGGCAGCGACCTGCCCGTCGACCGGCACCGGGTCGCCGACCTGCTCGGCTTCGACGCCCCGCTGCCGCACACCATGGACGCCATCCTCAGCCACGACCTGGAGATGGAGACGGCGGCGCTGCTCGCCACCACCGGTGCCACCCTGGCCCGGCTCGCCGACGACCTCTACCTCTGGTCGACCGTCGAGTTCGGCTACATCGAACTGCCCGACCGGTACTGCGGCACGAGCAGCATCATGCCGCAGAAGAAGAACCCGGACGCCCTGGAGGACGTCAAGTCGGTCGCCACCCAGGCCCTGGCTGCCCTGGTCGGGGTGGTCACCGCCGAGCGGGGCCCGACCGGCTTCCCGATCCTCGAACGTCGCTACTCGCAGCAGGCGCTCTGGTCGATGTGCGGGGCGATCTCCGGCAAGCTCCGCGACTGTGCCGGGATCCTCGCCGACCTGCGGGTCGACCGGGAGCGGCTGGCCGCTCAGGCGGGCGCGCACTGGGCGCAGGTGACCGACGTCGCCACCGCCCTGGTCCGGCACACCGGGCTCGACTGGCGGCACGCCCACCAGGTCGTCGGCGTCTTCGTCCGGCTCGGTATCGAACGCGGGGTGGCCGCCCCGGCGGCCACCCCGGCCCTGCTCGACGACGCGGCCCGGCAGGTGCTCGGCCGCGACAGCGGCCTCACCCCCGAGCAGTTCGCCGAGGCGATGGACCCGTACGCCTTCGTCGTCCGGCGGACCCTCTACGGTGGGCCGGCACCGGCGGCGGTCCGGCGGGAGGCGGCCCGCTTCGCCGACCGGCTGGCCACCGACCGGCAGCACGTCGACGACCTGCGGCAGCACGTCGCCCGTGCCGAGGCGACCCTGGAGGCGGCCATCGACGACATCCTCGCCCGATACTCCCCGGGGTGA